A section of the Saccharopolyspora gregorii genome encodes:
- a CDS encoding alpha/beta hydrolase family protein, which produces MTATPPPPHRGRRTLIALAAMLGLLAGGSPVARAADDSFQRGPDPTDESLAAPLGPFDIARDVVPRSAVDGFGGGTIYYPTDTSEGTFGAVAVSPGYTGDQSSMAWYGPRLASQGFVVFTIDTFTPTDQPGSRGRQLLAALDHLTADSAVRDRVDADRLGVVGHSMGGGGSLEAVVADPDLRAAIPLTPWHTRKDWSGVRTPTLIIGAERDSVAPVRSHAEPFYESLPGEPDKAYLELAGAGHLAPNTANTTIAKTGIAWLKRFLDEDTRYERFLCPPPSGPEIAEYRDTCPID; this is translated from the coding sequence ATGACCGCAACGCCTCCCCCGCCGCACCGCGGCCGCCGGACGCTGATCGCCCTGGCGGCGATGCTCGGCCTGCTGGCGGGCGGGTCACCGGTGGCCCGAGCCGCGGACGACTCCTTCCAGCGCGGACCCGACCCGACCGACGAGAGCCTGGCGGCGCCGCTGGGTCCGTTCGACATCGCGCGGGACGTGGTGCCGCGCAGCGCCGTCGACGGCTTCGGCGGCGGCACGATCTACTACCCGACCGACACCTCCGAAGGCACCTTCGGCGCCGTGGCCGTCTCCCCCGGCTACACCGGCGACCAGTCCTCGATGGCCTGGTACGGGCCGCGGCTGGCCTCGCAGGGCTTCGTGGTGTTCACCATCGACACCTTCACTCCCACCGACCAGCCGGGTTCGCGCGGGCGCCAGCTGCTCGCCGCGCTCGACCACCTGACCGCGGACTCGGCCGTGCGGGACCGCGTGGACGCCGACCGCCTCGGCGTCGTCGGCCACTCGATGGGCGGCGGCGGCTCGCTGGAGGCCGTCGTCGCGGACCCGGACCTGCGGGCCGCGATCCCGCTCACCCCGTGGCACACCAGGAAGGACTGGTCCGGCGTGCGGACCCCGACGCTGATCATCGGCGCGGAGCGGGACTCGGTGGCGCCGGTCCGCTCGCACGCGGAGCCGTTCTACGAGAGCCTGCCCGGCGAACCGGACAAGGCCTACCTCGAACTGGCCGGGGCCGGGCACCTCGCGCCGAACACGGCCAACACCACGATCGCGAAGACGGGCATCGCCTGGCTCAAGCGCTTCCTCGACGAGGACACCCGCTACGAGCGGTTCCTCTGCCCGCCGCCGAGCGGGCCGGAGATCGCCGAGTACCGGGACACCTGCCCGATCGATTAG
- a CDS encoding FGGY family carbohydrate kinase translates to MDFAATEAVVGIDVGSTEIKVLVADRAGVVLSLRRTPTQWHRTADGHSELPAGLLLERVLSAMTDAVQVAERSAGALRVVSAAITGMAESGVLLDRGGEPMHPVIAWFDQRGGAELAALPADLAGEFSAHTGLPLSPLCSFAKLGWLVGRGLPPQRAGTWLNVPEFVAHALGGRPVTEPSLASRTGLLDQVTEQPWDPALEHLALPAAVLPPLTTAGTPIGTVDHPGAPEAVRGAVLTVAGHDHPVASVASGVWHGEHLFDSCGTSEALLRVASAPLRDEQRRRLTAEGVAQGLHVLPGRRLLLGGTRGGLLLDQVLALLGRKDQPARAELDRDWLARTPDPGSVRITGAHARSEHVDVRLGGDDATPLDVWSAALAHAMAETDAVIALMAAEAGPHEHVTAAGGWTRMGSFRAVKERSLPAVRYARIDQPSAYGAAIFAARAAAHGDGDTALSAVDIARRFTEHTLDPIGAEL, encoded by the coding sequence GTGGACTTCGCAGCGACCGAAGCGGTCGTCGGCATCGACGTGGGCAGCACCGAGATCAAGGTGCTGGTCGCCGATCGGGCCGGCGTCGTGCTGAGCCTCCGGCGCACTCCGACGCAGTGGCACCGCACCGCGGACGGGCACAGCGAACTGCCCGCCGGCCTGCTGCTGGAACGGGTGCTGTCCGCGATGACCGACGCGGTCCAGGTGGCCGAGCGGTCCGCAGGCGCGCTGCGCGTCGTCTCCGCCGCGATCACCGGGATGGCCGAGTCCGGCGTGCTGCTCGACCGCGGCGGCGAGCCGATGCACCCGGTGATCGCCTGGTTCGACCAGCGCGGCGGCGCCGAACTCGCCGCGCTGCCCGCGGACCTTGCGGGCGAGTTCAGCGCGCACACCGGGCTGCCGCTGAGCCCGCTGTGCTCGTTCGCCAAGCTCGGCTGGCTCGTCGGGCGCGGACTTCCGCCGCAGCGGGCCGGAACCTGGCTCAACGTCCCCGAATTCGTCGCGCACGCGCTCGGCGGGCGGCCCGTCACCGAACCCTCGCTGGCCTCCCGTACCGGCCTGCTGGACCAGGTGACCGAGCAGCCGTGGGACCCGGCGCTGGAACACCTGGCGCTGCCCGCCGCGGTGCTGCCACCGCTCACCACCGCCGGAACGCCGATCGGCACCGTCGACCACCCCGGTGCGCCGGAGGCGGTGCGCGGCGCGGTGCTCACCGTCGCCGGGCACGACCACCCGGTCGCCTCGGTCGCCAGCGGCGTGTGGCACGGCGAGCACCTGTTCGACTCCTGCGGCACCTCCGAGGCGCTGCTGCGCGTCGCGTCCGCACCGCTGCGCGACGAGCAGCGGCGGCGGCTCACCGCCGAGGGCGTCGCGCAGGGCCTGCACGTGCTGCCCGGCCGCCGCCTGCTGCTCGGCGGCACCCGGGGCGGGCTGCTGCTCGACCAGGTCCTCGCGCTGCTGGGCCGCAAGGACCAACCCGCCAGGGCCGAACTCGACCGCGACTGGCTGGCCCGCACCCCGGACCCGGGCTCGGTGCGGATCACCGGCGCGCACGCCCGCAGCGAGCACGTCGACGTGCGCCTCGGCGGGGACGACGCCACCCCGCTGGACGTCTGGTCCGCCGCCCTCGCCCACGCCATGGCCGAGACCGACGCGGTCATCGCGCTGATGGCCGCCGAAGCCGGACCGCACGAACACGTCACCGCCGCCGGCGGCTGGACCCGGATGGGCAGCTTCCGCGCGGTGAAGGAACGCAGCCTCCCGGCGGTCCGCTACGCGCGGATCGACCAGCCCAGCGCCTACGGCGCCGCCATCTTCGCCGCCCGCGCCGCCGCGCACGGCGACGGCGATACCGCGCTGTCCGCAGTGGACATCGCGCGTCGGTTCACCGAGCACACCCTCGACCCCATCGGAGCAGAACTATGA
- a CDS encoding AAA family ATPase: MSPLALFVSGAPASGKSTLAGVAAGRWGAALLDLDVLAGPLTALLGEISGSATPDSPWMREHARTARYESLLGTALDTVRTGTSAVLVAPFTAERTDPAAWEAVAARFRATGAEPVLVWVDCPPEVALRRMRARAAARDAAKLADPAQVRAARADPPRTPHVRVDATRPIAAQLTELDRGLTERNSACQQATSRSTTWPPRPE; this comes from the coding sequence ATGAGCCCGCTCGCCCTGTTCGTCAGCGGCGCCCCGGCGAGCGGCAAGAGCACGCTCGCCGGGGTGGCCGCCGGCCGGTGGGGCGCGGCGCTGCTGGACCTGGACGTGCTGGCCGGGCCGCTGACCGCCCTGCTCGGCGAGATCAGCGGCAGCGCCACCCCCGACAGCCCGTGGATGCGGGAGCACGCCCGCACCGCCCGCTACGAATCGCTGCTGGGCACCGCGCTGGACACGGTGCGCACCGGCACCTCGGCGGTGCTCGTCGCTCCGTTCACCGCCGAACGCACCGACCCGGCCGCGTGGGAGGCGGTCGCCGCCCGGTTCCGCGCCACCGGTGCCGAACCCGTGCTGGTGTGGGTCGACTGCCCGCCCGAGGTGGCGCTGCGGCGGATGCGCGCACGCGCCGCCGCCCGGGACGCGGCGAAGCTCGCCGACCCCGCGCAGGTCCGGGCCGCGCGCGCGGACCCGCCGCGCACGCCCCACGTTAGAGTGGACGCGACCCGGCCGATCGCGGCGCAGCTCACCGAGCTGGACCGCGGCCTGACGGAAAGGAACTCGGCGTGCCAGCAGGCGACGTCACGCTCTACGACGTGGCCACCGCGGCCGGAGTGA
- a CDS encoding MFS transporter, with protein sequence MGVRFGSKTTTGWRATIAVAMSNYIEAGSIIAIATSLGLWQDRFGLDDLAVGLLAALSANAFGAAAGAAIGGPLCDRYGRKFIYTYDLLLYMLGVLIAVFATSFGMLLTAFVLTGIAVGAGVTASWTYIAEEAPPDRRAAHVGAAQLAWSIGPTLGYLLAVVVAPLGLLGSRLIFLHLFVVAAVTWWVRRGLAESTVWRNRNAESGQVTFAGSLRGLFTRRTNLLAMLFLFGVYALWNGVAGQAGIFQPRMYEAVGLTSATEQYLLQVLVWGCTSAATYFGFMLLADRVSRRWLYCAGAALGVLAWAALIYAPAGTATLLFFAIGWGVSSGIGAQAFYGLWASELFATRYRASAQGVLFLAARVLVGLLSVGFPALLTQIGLRGLGTLILGLLLGSLLIGTVWAPRTQGKSLEQIERERYGSGTTGGAVVAP encoded by the coding sequence ATGGGGGTCCGATTCGGTAGCAAGACCACGACCGGCTGGCGCGCGACCATCGCCGTGGCCATGTCGAACTACATCGAAGCCGGTTCGATCATCGCGATCGCCACCAGCCTCGGGCTCTGGCAGGACCGGTTCGGGCTGGACGACCTGGCCGTCGGGCTGCTCGCCGCGCTCAGCGCGAACGCCTTCGGCGCCGCCGCCGGTGCCGCCATCGGCGGACCGCTGTGCGACCGCTACGGGCGGAAGTTCATCTACACCTACGACCTGCTGCTCTACATGCTCGGCGTGCTGATCGCGGTGTTCGCCACCTCGTTCGGGATGCTGCTGACCGCGTTCGTGCTCACCGGCATCGCCGTCGGCGCCGGGGTCACCGCCTCCTGGACCTACATCGCCGAGGAGGCGCCGCCCGACCGGCGGGCCGCGCACGTCGGTGCCGCGCAGCTCGCCTGGTCGATCGGGCCGACGCTCGGCTACCTGCTCGCCGTCGTCGTCGCCCCGCTCGGGCTGCTCGGCAGCCGGTTGATCTTCCTGCACCTGTTCGTCGTCGCCGCGGTCACCTGGTGGGTGCGGCGCGGCCTCGCCGAATCGACGGTGTGGCGCAACCGCAACGCCGAATCCGGGCAGGTCACCTTCGCCGGCAGCCTGCGCGGCCTGTTCACCCGGCGGACGAACCTGCTGGCGATGCTGTTCCTGTTCGGCGTGTACGCGCTGTGGAACGGGGTCGCCGGGCAGGCCGGGATCTTCCAGCCGCGGATGTACGAGGCCGTCGGGCTCACCTCCGCCACCGAGCAGTACCTGCTGCAGGTGCTGGTGTGGGGCTGCACCAGCGCGGCCACCTACTTCGGGTTCATGCTGCTCGCCGACCGGGTCAGCCGCCGGTGGCTGTACTGCGCGGGCGCCGCGCTGGGCGTGCTCGCCTGGGCCGCGCTGATCTACGCGCCCGCGGGCACCGCCACCCTGCTGTTCTTCGCCATCGGCTGGGGCGTGTCCTCCGGCATCGGGGCGCAGGCGTTCTACGGGCTGTGGGCCAGCGAGCTGTTCGCGACCCGCTACCGGGCCAGCGCGCAGGGCGTGCTGTTCCTCGCCGCCCGCGTGCTGGTGGGGCTGCTCAGCGTCGGATTCCCCGCGCTGCTCACCCAGATCGGGCTGCGCGGGCTCGGCACCCTCATCCTCGGGCTGCTGCTCGGCTCGCTGCTGATCGGCACCGTCTGGGCGCCGCGCACCCAGGGCAAGAGCCTGGAGCAGATCGAGCGGGAGCGGTACGGCTCCGGGACCACCGGCGGGGCGGTGGTGGCGCCGTGA
- a CDS encoding SDR family oxidoreductase has translation MRRTPAGMIIAVTGGARGIGREIARTLAAAGARVAIGDRDLAAAERTAAELPGELAAFPTDVTDTGSFAAFLDAVADRWGPIDVLVNNAGVMWVGPFDEEPESAVRRQLEVNVHGVIRGVRLAAPRMRERGRGQIITIASGASKFAPPGEATYAATKHAVHGYLDAVRAELHGSGVRLSLVLPGVVDTELAAGTATGPVRRLAPAEVGRAVLRVVRRPRFELSVPRRLGFATWLARVLPDPARYRLQRVLVPDQVAAVAGDTTRSAYEDRALTGTDEETR, from the coding sequence GTGCGGAGGACACCGGCCGGGATGATCATCGCGGTCACCGGCGGCGCCCGCGGCATCGGGCGCGAGATCGCGCGGACGCTGGCCGCGGCCGGCGCCCGCGTCGCCATCGGGGACCGCGACCTGGCGGCCGCCGAACGCACCGCCGCCGAACTTCCCGGCGAACTCGCCGCGTTCCCCACCGACGTCACCGACACCGGCTCGTTCGCGGCCTTCCTCGACGCGGTCGCCGACCGGTGGGGGCCCATCGACGTGCTCGTCAACAACGCGGGCGTGATGTGGGTCGGCCCCTTCGACGAGGAACCGGAGAGCGCCGTGCGCCGCCAGCTGGAGGTGAACGTGCACGGCGTCATCCGCGGCGTCCGGCTCGCCGCCCCCCGGATGCGCGAGCGCGGGCGCGGCCAGATCATCACCATCGCCTCCGGGGCCTCCAAGTTCGCGCCGCCGGGCGAAGCGACCTACGCCGCGACCAAGCACGCCGTGCACGGCTACCTGGACGCGGTGCGCGCCGAGCTGCACGGCAGCGGCGTGCGCCTCTCGCTCGTGCTGCCCGGCGTCGTCGACACCGAGCTCGCCGCGGGCACCGCCACCGGCCCGGTGCGCAGGCTCGCCCCCGCCGAGGTCGGCCGAGCCGTGCTCCGCGTCGTCCGGCGGCCCCGGTTCGAGCTCAGCGTCCCGCGCCGGTTGGGCTTCGCGACCTGGCTCGCCCGCGTCCTGCCCGACCCCGCCCGCTACCGGTTGCAGCGCGTCCTGGTCCCGGACCAGGTCGCCGCGGTCGCCGGGGACACCACCCGCAGCGCGTACGAGGACCGCGCGCTCACCGGAACCGACGAGGAGACCCGATGA
- a CDS encoding TetR/AcrR family transcriptional regulator: MANQPNPGGRRYAGLDPAERARQRRAALLDAAQELFGDRGYQATSVKQLCAHAGLTERYFYESFRDREAALTAVYDKLVDGLRGTTLAAVAGHEGSADMVPRGLDAFVGFLVANQRRARIVLVEVVGVSAALEARRHAVLTEFAGLLGERWLSDVEPGTQRRLTTIALVGAVNHLLVDWLLSGRTRRPEELVQACAALFAGARDRLVADG, translated from the coding sequence ATGGCGAACCAGCCGAACCCGGGCGGCCGCCGCTACGCCGGTCTCGACCCGGCCGAGCGCGCGCGACAGCGGCGCGCCGCCCTGCTCGACGCCGCCCAGGAGCTGTTCGGCGACCGCGGCTACCAGGCGACCTCGGTCAAGCAGCTGTGCGCGCACGCCGGGCTCACCGAGCGGTACTTCTACGAGTCCTTCCGCGACCGGGAGGCCGCGCTCACCGCCGTGTACGACAAGCTCGTCGACGGGCTGCGCGGCACGACGCTGGCCGCGGTGGCCGGGCACGAGGGCTCCGCCGACATGGTGCCGCGCGGGCTGGACGCCTTCGTCGGGTTCCTGGTGGCCAACCAGCGACGCGCGCGGATCGTGCTGGTGGAAGTGGTCGGGGTGTCGGCGGCGCTGGAGGCGCGGCGGCACGCGGTGCTCACCGAGTTCGCCGGGCTGCTGGGCGAGAGGTGGCTGAGCGACGTCGAACCGGGCACGCAGCGGCGGCTGACGACGATCGCGCTCGTCGGCGCGGTCAACCACCTGCTGGTCGACTGGCTGCTGAGCGGGCGGACCCGGCGGCCGGAGGAACTGGTCCAGGCGTGCGCCGCGCTGTTCGCGGGAGCCAGGGATCGGCTAGTCGCGGACGGCTGA
- a CDS encoding MBL fold metallo-hydrolase, producing the protein MTATAAPTVRPIPEFEGAHDVWPRGDRLEAVREAAGRYRERFLSQGTVRAIRSVDIAAAPYPSRYAFQGYNLSLNPMISIINRMFVIQFEGFDGELKTLVWEPTVAAGSAEAPFYAKLQRLAGDFLADKVFAKYYNDPDEVLPRLGLRNSDVDYVSFDHLHVQDVRMIMGSDRVIPGEREPRAPLFPGAKLLVHRKELATLESPHPMQWAWYVDGGMDGVPAERLEVLDGDVELGVGVSLLWTPGHTDGNHSLVVNTPDGVWVSSENGMAADSWQPELSKIPGVKQQARFFNREVVLNANTLEDSLDQYDSMVKEKTMASRSSRDPRWLQIIPSSECADWKRQWPVVPTFTHGGLDYGEISTRRA; encoded by the coding sequence ATGACGGCGACCGCCGCGCCCACCGTCCGCCCGATCCCCGAGTTCGAGGGGGCGCACGACGTCTGGCCCCGCGGTGACCGCCTGGAAGCGGTGCGCGAGGCGGCCGGCCGCTACCGGGAGCGGTTCCTCTCGCAGGGCACGGTCCGGGCGATCCGCAGCGTCGACATCGCCGCCGCCCCGTACCCGTCGCGGTACGCGTTCCAGGGCTACAACCTGTCCCTCAACCCGATGATCTCCATCATCAACCGGATGTTCGTGATCCAGTTCGAGGGCTTCGACGGGGAGCTCAAGACCCTGGTGTGGGAGCCGACGGTGGCGGCCGGGTCGGCCGAGGCGCCGTTCTACGCGAAGCTGCAACGGCTCGCGGGCGACTTCCTCGCCGACAAGGTCTTCGCCAAGTACTACAACGACCCCGACGAGGTGTTGCCGCGGCTGGGGCTGCGCAACTCCGATGTGGACTACGTCAGCTTCGACCACCTGCACGTCCAGGACGTGCGCATGATCATGGGCAGCGATCGGGTCATCCCCGGTGAGCGGGAGCCCCGCGCGCCGCTGTTCCCCGGCGCGAAGCTGCTGGTGCACCGCAAGGAACTCGCCACCCTCGAATCCCCGCACCCCATGCAGTGGGCGTGGTACGTCGATGGCGGCATGGACGGCGTGCCCGCCGAACGCCTCGAAGTGCTCGACGGCGACGTGGAGCTCGGCGTCGGCGTGAGCCTGCTGTGGACGCCAGGGCACACCGACGGCAACCACTCGCTGGTGGTCAACACGCCCGACGGGGTGTGGGTGTCCTCGGAGAACGGGATGGCCGCCGACAGCTGGCAGCCCGAACTCTCCAAGATCCCCGGGGTGAAGCAGCAGGCCCGGTTCTTCAACCGGGAAGTGGTGCTCAACGCCAACACGCTGGAGGACTCGCTGGACCAGTACGACTCGATGGTCAAGGAGAAGACCATGGCCTCCCGGTCGTCCCGCGACCCGCGCTGGCTGCAGATCATCCCGTCCTCGGAATGCGCCGACTGGAAGCGGCAGTGGCCGGTGGTGCCCACCTTCACCCACGGCGGGCTGGACTACGGGGAGATCTCCACGCGGCGGGCCTGA
- a CDS encoding PPOX class F420-dependent oxidoreductase: MSTPPLPDETIALLRKPNPSTITTLRSDGQPVSAATWYLWDDGVVLVNMDEGRKRLGHLRRDPRVSLTVLDAADWYTHVTLIGRVTELRDDPGLVDIDRLAQHYLGSPYPDRERSRVTAVVEIDRWHGWGSQKDNTQAG, translated from the coding sequence ATGTCCACGCCACCGCTCCCCGACGAGACGATCGCCTTGCTGCGCAAGCCGAACCCGTCGACGATCACCACCCTGCGCTCCGACGGGCAGCCCGTCTCCGCCGCCACCTGGTACCTGTGGGACGACGGCGTGGTGCTGGTGAACATGGACGAGGGGCGCAAGCGGCTCGGCCACCTCCGCCGGGACCCGCGGGTCTCGCTGACGGTGCTCGACGCCGCGGACTGGTACACCCACGTCACCCTGATCGGCCGGGTCACCGAGCTGCGCGACGACCCCGGTCTGGTGGACATCGACCGGCTCGCCCAGCACTACCTCGGCAGCCCCTACCCCGACCGGGAGCGCTCCCGGGTCACCGCCGTGGTCGAGATCGACCGCTGGCACGGCTGGGGCAGCCAGAAGGACAACACCCAGGCCGGGTGA
- a CDS encoding sugar phosphate isomerase/epimerase family protein codes for MDRLSLNTATTKAWTLREAVDGAARAGLPAVGLWRDRVAEVGAATAAKVVRDAGLRVSSLCRGGFLTAADPAGARAALADNRAAIAEAAALGTDVLVVVVGGLPAGERGLADARARVADRIAELVPVAREHGVRLALEALHPMYAADRAVLSTVEQALDLARPHPADAVAVVVDSFHVFWDPRLAVSIARAGREGRIAAYQVCDFLLPIAPDPLLSRGMMGDGVIDFAELSRLVAATGYSGDVEVEIFNADVWATPGDHVLATMTARYRELVLPHLGG; via the coding sequence CTGGACCGGCTGTCGCTGAACACCGCGACGACGAAGGCGTGGACGCTGCGGGAGGCGGTGGACGGCGCGGCCCGCGCCGGGTTGCCCGCCGTGGGGCTGTGGCGCGACCGCGTCGCCGAAGTGGGAGCGGCGACCGCCGCGAAGGTCGTGCGGGACGCGGGTTTGCGGGTCTCCAGCCTGTGCCGCGGCGGCTTCCTCACCGCCGCCGACCCGGCCGGGGCGCGCGCGGCGCTGGCCGACAACCGGGCTGCGATCGCCGAAGCCGCCGCGCTCGGCACCGACGTGCTGGTCGTCGTGGTCGGCGGACTCCCGGCCGGGGAACGCGGGCTCGCGGACGCGCGGGCGCGGGTCGCGGACCGGATCGCCGAGCTGGTCCCGGTCGCCCGCGAGCACGGGGTGCGGCTGGCGCTGGAGGCGCTGCACCCGATGTACGCCGCCGACAGGGCCGTTCTGTCCACAGTAGAACAAGCGCTGGACCTGGCGCGGCCGCACCCGGCGGACGCGGTCGCCGTCGTGGTGGACTCCTTCCACGTGTTCTGGGACCCCCGGCTGGCGGTGAGCATCGCCCGCGCCGGGCGCGAAGGCCGCATCGCCGCCTACCAGGTGTGCGACTTCCTGCTCCCGATCGCGCCGGATCCGCTGCTGTCCCGCGGCATGATGGGCGACGGCGTGATCGATTTCGCGGAGCTCAGCCGGCTCGTCGCCGCCACCGGCTACTCCGGTGACGTCGAGGTGGAGATCTTCAACGCCGACGTCTGGGCCACCCCCGGCGACCACGTCCTCGCCACCATGACCGCCCGCTACCGCGAACTCGTCCTCCCCCACCTCGGCGGCTGA
- a CDS encoding sugar porter family MFS transporter has translation MTTTSPAPAPARSPAAAVTGAAVVAALGGLLFGYDTGVISAALLYIAPQFALSELWQQVVVASLLVGAIVGVGLGGIIADALGRRRTLSITSVVFTAGAVISALAPDLATLLGSRLLLGFAIGTASLSVPAYIAEIAPPEKRGSLVSINQIMISSGILLSYVSGFLLAEAGAWRWMLGLAGIPSLLMFFGLFGLPESPRWLVARGRTDEARAVLRRIVGADRVDAELSTLSGAVTAEDSVTYRDVLKPAMRPAIYLGIGVAAVNQLVGVNAITYYAPTLLTKAGFGASAAILSSVGIGVANVVFTLVGLLLVDRIGRRPLLLVGLGGVVASLVGIGLLYAVTDLSGGWGVALVALLITYEAMFSASIGLAMWLINSEIFPTALRGKAGSFGMFTHWGLNLIISLTVLSAFEAFTPSGLFWLYAVFGLIGFWYLKKYLPETRGRTLEEVEAVLRARARR, from the coding sequence GTGACCACCACGTCACCCGCACCAGCCCCTGCTCGTTCGCCCGCGGCGGCCGTCACCGGAGCCGCGGTCGTCGCGGCCCTCGGCGGGCTGCTGTTCGGATACGACACCGGTGTCATCTCGGCAGCCCTGCTCTACATCGCCCCGCAGTTCGCGCTCTCCGAGCTGTGGCAGCAGGTCGTGGTGGCCTCGCTGCTGGTCGGCGCGATCGTCGGCGTCGGGCTCGGCGGCATCATCGCCGACGCGCTCGGCCGCAGGCGCACCCTGTCGATCACCAGCGTCGTCTTCACCGCCGGTGCGGTGATCTCCGCGCTGGCGCCGGACCTGGCGACCCTGCTGGGCTCGCGGCTGCTGCTCGGCTTCGCGATCGGCACCGCCTCGCTGTCGGTGCCCGCCTACATCGCCGAGATCGCCCCGCCGGAGAAGCGCGGCAGCCTGGTCTCGATCAACCAGATCATGATCAGCTCCGGGATCCTGCTGTCCTACGTGTCCGGTTTCCTGCTCGCCGAGGCGGGCGCGTGGCGCTGGATGCTCGGTCTGGCGGGCATCCCGTCGCTGCTGATGTTCTTCGGCCTGTTCGGGCTGCCGGAGAGCCCGCGGTGGCTCGTCGCGCGCGGCCGGACCGACGAGGCCCGCGCCGTGCTGCGGCGCATCGTCGGCGCCGACCGCGTCGATGCGGAGCTGAGCACGCTGTCCGGCGCGGTCACGGCCGAGGACTCGGTGACCTACCGGGACGTGCTCAAGCCCGCGATGCGCCCGGCGATCTACCTCGGCATCGGGGTGGCGGCGGTGAACCAGCTCGTCGGCGTCAACGCCATCACCTACTACGCGCCGACGCTGCTGACCAAGGCCGGGTTCGGGGCGTCCGCGGCGATCCTGTCCTCGGTGGGCATCGGCGTGGCGAACGTGGTGTTCACCCTCGTCGGGCTGCTGCTGGTGGACCGGATCGGGCGGCGGCCGCTGCTGCTGGTCGGCCTCGGCGGCGTGGTGGCCTCGCTGGTCGGCATCGGGCTGCTGTACGCGGTCACCGACCTCAGCGGTGGCTGGGGCGTCGCGCTGGTCGCGCTGCTGATCACCTACGAGGCGATGTTCTCGGCGAGCATCGGGCTGGCCATGTGGCTGATCAACAGCGAGATCTTCCCGACCGCGCTGCGCGGGAAGGCGGGCAGCTTCGGGATGTTCACGCACTGGGGCCTGAACCTGATCATCTCACTGACGGTGCTCAGCGCGTTCGAGGCGTTCACGCCCAGCGGGTTGTTCTGGCTCTACGCGGTGTTCGGCCTGATCGGCTTCTGGTACCTGAAGAAGTACCTGCCGGAGACCCGCGGCCGCACCCTGGAAGAGGTCGAGGCCGTGCTGCGGGCCAGGGCGCGGCGATGA
- a CDS encoding LacI family DNA-binding transcriptional regulator, producing the protein MPAGDVTLYDVATAAGVSPKTVSRVINGAAGVSASTRDQVQAVIEELNYRPNFHARSLRVGRDEAIGVVLESLSDPFFAEMASVIERCALERGHAVLVSSVGGDPDREHALVESLLQRQVSGLIMVPVSRDQSYLRAVAGTTPVVFADRPARPAAGLGTTVLGDDFGAAEAATRHLLHSGHTRIALIGDRPDVYTTGERIRGYRSAMESSRVGVDETLVKTGLSSAAEARSALDELLRSAAPPTAVLSSNARCSLGVVPALHARGRTDIAFISFGDFPMADSLYPAVSVVDQSPEVVARTATEELFKQLDGTAGTGATLTLPLRLTARGSGEIPLSAVGR; encoded by the coding sequence GTGCCAGCAGGCGACGTCACGCTCTACGACGTGGCCACCGCGGCCGGAGTGAGCCCCAAGACCGTCTCCCGCGTGATCAACGGCGCGGCCGGGGTCTCGGCGAGCACTCGCGACCAGGTGCAGGCCGTCATCGAAGAGCTGAACTACCGCCCCAACTTCCACGCCCGCTCGCTGCGCGTCGGCCGGGACGAGGCGATCGGCGTGGTGCTGGAATCCCTCTCCGACCCGTTCTTCGCCGAGATGGCCAGCGTCATCGAGCGGTGCGCGCTGGAACGCGGGCACGCGGTGCTCGTCTCCAGCGTCGGCGGCGACCCGGACCGGGAGCACGCGCTGGTGGAGAGCCTGCTGCAGCGCCAGGTCTCCGGGCTGATCATGGTGCCGGTGAGCCGCGACCAGAGCTACCTGCGCGCCGTCGCCGGCACCACGCCGGTCGTGTTCGCCGACCGCCCGGCGCGACCGGCGGCCGGGCTGGGCACCACGGTGCTCGGCGACGACTTCGGCGCCGCCGAGGCCGCCACCCGGCACCTGCTGCACTCCGGGCACACCCGGATCGCGCTCATCGGCGACCGGCCCGACGTCTACACCACCGGTGAACGCATCCGCGGTTACCGCAGCGCGATGGAGAGCTCCCGCGTCGGCGTGGACGAGACCCTGGTCAAGACCGGCCTGTCCAGCGCCGCCGAAGCGCGCAGCGCGCTGGACGAGCTGCTGCGCTCCGCCGCACCGCCGACCGCGGTGCTGTCCTCCAACGCCCGCTGCTCGCTGGGCGTGGTGCCGGCGCTGCACGCGCGCGGGCGCACCGACATCGCGTTCATCAGCTTCGGCGACTTCCCGATGGCCGATTCGCTGTACCCGGCGGTGTCCGTCGTGGACCAGTCGCCGGAGGTCGTCGCCCGCACCGCCACCGAGGAGCTGTTCAAGCAGCTCGACGGCACCGCGGGCACCGGCGCCACGCTGACCCTCCCGCTGCGGCTGACCGCCCGCGGCTCCGGCGAGATCCCGCTCTCGGCGGTGGGGCGGTAG